TCCTCCAGGGCATCGACGATGGGGACCGTGAAGGTGGGAGTGGCCGGATCGCGCTCCAGCCGGGAGGCGTTGGGCAGCACGCCCTCTGAGGTGAGCACGTACGCCTCGTCGCGGGTGACGCCGAACGTGCCCGAGAAGGCGATGTCCGCCCGGCGGTCGGGGGTGGAGGGATCCACGTTGTTGCCCACGACATCCAGCAGGGAGACGGCGGCGGTGGCCGTGTTCGGCGTCTCCGTGGCCAGCCAGGCCGCGCCCACGTTGAGGTGGACGAGGTTCAGGGCATCGAAGAAGAGGATGCCGCCCGTGGACAGCGGCACGATGCCCAGCAGCGGAACCGTGGCCTCGCGCTTCTCGCCGCCCTGCACGCTCAGCAGGGTGTTCGTGGACAGCGACAGGCCCATGGACAGCCCCGGGCCCGAGTTGATGGGCAGCATGGGGTAGCCGGTGAAGTCCTTGGCCAGTGTGCCCGTGGTGGAGTCCACCGCCAGGATGCCCGACGGGCACGTGGCGGCCGGAGCGGGGGCGGCGGGCTGGGTGCAGTTGGAGGGATCCAACACGCCGAAGATGCGCGCGCCCGCGGCCCGACGCTCCGGTTGCGCGTCCTCTCCGGGCACCCGGCTGTGGGTGACGAGCTGGAGCACCTGAGCGCCGCCGAAGTCGAGCGTCGTGCGCCGGACCTTCGTGTTCACCTCCAGGATGAAGCTCGTTCCCGGGTGGCCGAACTGGCCCCGGTGCGTGGACACCGCGATCAGGTTGGGATCGGGCAGCACGAGCAGGGAATTCACCGACTCGTCGGCGGCCAGCTCCAGGATCAGCTCCGCGGTGAGGGGCGCCGGGGGAGAGGCCAGTGCCTGGGGGTCCGTCGAGAGCGGGGCGCGCCACAGCCGCGCCCCAGCGGGCTCCTGGGTGGCGAAGTAGAGCGTGCTCGAGCCGCCCTCCTGCTCGGTGGCGAGCGACGCGAAGGCCGTCACGGGCCCCGAGGACACGCCCGTCATCAGCCGCGTGTCGAGCCGGGCCACCTCGCGCAGCTTGTCGACGGCGGAGTCCACGACGGAGATGACGGACGAGCCACCGCTGCGCGCGTACACATAGGTGCCGGTGCGCTCATTGCCCTCGGCGTCGTAGCGCACGTCGCGCGCGAGCGCCTGGGGCCGGGGCAGCACCGGAATGGCGAGCGGCTCCAGCGGATTGGGGGCACGCACGTAACCCCGCTTCGTCACGTCCTCCGTCAACTGGAGCACGCGCAACTCGTTGCGGTCCGTCGACGTGACGAACACCAGATCATTGACCAGGGCCAGGTCGTACGTCCCCTGGAGACCCGCGGGCAGGGCCACCGGATCCTGCTGCGTGCACGCGCACAGCAGCGCTCCCAGGCCCAGCACCAGAGACACCATGAAGCGCTTCACTGCTGCACCTCCGTGCACGTCGCGGATTGCCCCACGTCCTGACGGGCGCCGAGGTAGGCCACGAGCCGGGCGTCCTGGGGACTGTCGAGGTTGGGGATGTCGATCACCGAGATGCGTCCATCTCCGAAGTTGCTGGCGAAGATACGCGCCGAGTTGCCCTCCCGCTGCACGTCGAGGCCGAAGGGCCGGGGCGACTCGACGCCGCGGATCTGTCCCACCGACACCTGGGCCACGACCTGCCCCACGTCCGGGTCATAGACGGCCACCACGCCCGCGTCACTGCAGGAGATGAGCACCAGCTCCGCCCGCCCCGCCCCTCGGGGCACCAGCGTCACTTCCGTGGGGCCGAGCGGCAGTGGCACCGAGCCCACCACGGACATGCGGGGCGAATCCCCTTCACTGCCCTCCACGTTCACGATCAGCAGCGAGTCCGGCCCGCGCACGGCCATGTAGAGCCGGCGACTGGCCGCTCCCGACACCGCGGGCCTCGCCGTCAGCGCGAGCCCCCGGGATTCGCTCGCCGCGAAGCTCAAATCCAACCCGGGGTCGAGCAGCCGCCCGGGATTGTTCTTGTCCAGCACGCGCAGCAGGAACCTCCGGGCCGACGAGGAACTCGACGCGTACCTGTCGAACCGGCCGGAGACGAACACATAGCGCTCGTCGACGACCACCGAGTTGCTGCTGCCCTGGGGGAGATCCGGAATGGACAGCGAGAAGAAGTCCGACGTGGTCACCCGGGGCTCGTCGCCCGGCAGGCGCACCACGTAGGACTGGAAGGCGTTGCTCAAGCCCGACGGGGCCGACCCGGCCGGAGAATCCGCCGCGCTCAGGTGTGTCACCCACACGTCGCCCCCGGCCCCCACCCCCACGCCGAAGGGCGCGGGCGCGCGGGGCAGATCATCCGTCTGGCCCGCGACCTGGGTGAGCGACAGCGCGCCCTCGATGCAGTTGTTGCCCGGGGTGCCCACGCAGGACAGCCGCGTTGGCTCCGGCACGTCGATGTAGTGGATGAAGTCGCCGTCGGCGCGCGCGGTCACGAAGAGGCGGGGCGCCGCGTCCGCGCGCTCCCAGTAGGCGAGCTGCCCGGCGTAGCTCTGGATGAAGACCCGGGATTCAGGCGGCACGTTGAGCTGCTCGAACGTCACCACGGGGGCGGCGGGATTGGCGCCCGACTCGCTCAGCAGCGGCAGCCGGTTGCCCTCCGTGCCCACGCGATCCAGATCGACCGCCATGACGGTGCCCTGATCGAAGCACCGGTCGAAGTTGGCGCTCGACACGTAGAGGATGCCCCGCGTGGAACCGGCCACGGAGCGGTAGTGGATGCCGCTCGGGTAGACGAAGCGATCCGTGGGCGGGGGTCGCGGCTCGGCTTCGGAGCACGCGACGAGGAAGAGCGCGAGGCTGGGGAGGAGGATGCGCATGTCGGAAGGGGGGCGGAGTGTAGGAACCCCCCTCCCTTCGAGCAACTACAAAGGGGCCGGCCTATTCCGACCCCTCGGGGCGGCTGGGCCCCGAGTGGGGTCGGAGCGGGCTCGGAGTGGGCCCCTCCTCCCCTGCCCGGCGGCCGTCAGGCCTCGGACTGGATCTTCGAGAAGTCGGCCACCTGGTTGAACAGCGTGCCGACCTCCGTGAGCAGCCGGATGCGGTTCTCGCGCAGGGCGCGATCCTCGGCCATCACCATGACCTTGTCGAAGAAGGTGTCCACGGTGGGCTTGAGGCCGGTGATCTCCTGGAGGGCGCCGGAGAAGTCATCGGCCTTGACCCGATCGCCCACGCGGGTGCGCGCCTGGACGAAGGCCGAGTGGAGCTGGCGCTCGGCGTCGTCGGTGAAGCGCTGGGAGTCCACGCCGCCGCGGCTCACGTCCTTGCCCTGCTTCTCGACGATGTTGACCACGCGCTTGAAGGCCACCGCCAGGGGAGCGAAGTCCGCCTGTCCCACGATGCTGGCGAGCGCCTGGAGGCGCTTGTGGGCGGCCACGAGATCGTCGTAGCCGGCGGCGAGCACCGCCTCCACCACGTCCGTGCGGTACTGCTCCGTCCACAGCGCCTTGAGGCGGCCGCGGAAGAACTCGAGCACCTGCTCGCGCGCGGCGGGCTCACCGGCCTTGCGCTTGACGTTGGCGAGCTTGGGCGCGAGCTGCTCGAGCGCCGCGTCCACCGCCTGGGCCAGCGAGAAGCGATAGCCCCGGTCCAGCACGATGCGGATGGTGGTGAGGCACGCGCGCCGCAGGGCGAACGGGTCCGCCGCGCCGCTCGGCCCCTTGCCGATGGCGAAGATGCCGCACAGGGTGTCCAACCGGTCCGCGAGGCCCACCAGGGCTCCGGCGTCCTGCGTGGGCAGGGAGTCCTCGGCCGAGCGCGGCAGGTAGTGCTCGAAGATGGCCAGGGCCACCGCCTCCGGCTCTCCACTCGCGCGGGCATACTCGCGGCCCATCACGCCCTGCAACTCGGGGAACTCGCCCACCATGCCGGTGACGAGGTCCGCCTTGGACAGGGTGGCGGCGCGCTCGATGGTGGACTGGAGCGCGCCATGGCCCGTCGACTCCGCCAGCTTCACGGCCAGCGAGCGCATGCGCGCCACCTTCTCCGCGTAGCTGCCGAGCTGACCCTGCCACACCACGCGCGCCAGCTTCTCCGTGCGCGCCTCGAGCGGCGTCTTGCGATCCTCGTCGAAGAAGAAGCGCCCGTCGGCCAGCCGCGAGCGCAGCACGCGCTGGTAGCCGCGCAGCGACAGGTTCACGTCGCGCACCGGCGTGTTGGACACGGCGATGAAGCGCGGCAGCAGCTTGCCGTTGGCATCCACCACGGAGAAGTAGCGCTGGTGGCTCTTCATCTCCTGCACCAGCACCTCGGGGGGCAAGTCCAGGTGCCGCTCCTCGAAGGAGCCCACCACCGGGTTGGGCAACTCCACGAGGTTGGTCACCTGATCCACCAGGGAGTCGTCCTCCATGAGCTTGCCGCCGGCCTGCTGGGCCG
This Cystobacter fuscus DSM 2262 DNA region includes the following protein-coding sequences:
- a CDS encoding YncE family protein, with translation MRILLPSLALFLVACSEAEPRPPPTDRFVYPSGIHYRSVAGSTRGILYVSSANFDRCFDQGTVMAVDLDRVGTEGNRLPLLSESGANPAAPVVTFEQLNVPPESRVFIQSYAGQLAYWERADAAPRLFVTARADGDFIHYIDVPEPTRLSCVGTPGNNCIEGALSLTQVAGQTDDLPRAPAPFGVGVGAGGDVWVTHLSAADSPAGSAPSGLSNAFQSYVVRLPGDEPRVTTSDFFSLSIPDLPQGSSNSVVVDERYVFVSGRFDRYASSSSSARRFLLRVLDKNNPGRLLDPGLDLSFAASESRGLALTARPAVSGAASRRLYMAVRGPDSLLIVNVEGSEGDSPRMSVVGSVPLPLGPTEVTLVPRGAGRAELVLISCSDAGVVAVYDPDVGQVVAQVSVGQIRGVESPRPFGLDVQREGNSARIFASNFGDGRISVIDIPNLDSPQDARLVAYLGARQDVGQSATCTEVQQ
- the glyS gene encoding glycine--tRNA ligase subunit beta: MASELLLEIGAEEIPASFILPALEDLKRIITERAAEARLQLGEVRTYGTPRRLAVWVKGVAERGEDITREVLGPSVKAAFDKDGKPTKAAEKFAESQKVAVDALLRVQTPKGEYLGAKVEEKGRPAADILKDILHAAVHGISFRKTMRWGDVDQAFARPVQWVVALLGGEVLPVVLGDVRSGRTTYGHRFLSPAAIELARPSDYEAALEKANVVPDFSKRRASVLEKVRAAAQQAGGKLMEDDSLVDQVTNLVELPNPVVGSFEERHLDLPPEVLVQEMKSHQRYFSVVDANGKLLPRFIAVSNTPVRDVNLSLRGYQRVLRSRLADGRFFFDEDRKTPLEARTEKLARVVWQGQLGSYAEKVARMRSLAVKLAESTGHGALQSTIERAATLSKADLVTGMVGEFPELQGVMGREYARASGEPEAVALAIFEHYLPRSAEDSLPTQDAGALVGLADRLDTLCGIFAIGKGPSGAADPFALRRACLTTIRIVLDRGYRFSLAQAVDAALEQLAPKLANVKRKAGEPAAREQVLEFFRGRLKALWTEQYRTDVVEAVLAAGYDDLVAAHKRLQALASIVGQADFAPLAVAFKRVVNIVEKQGKDVSRGGVDSQRFTDDAERQLHSAFVQARTRVGDRVKADDFSGALQEITGLKPTVDTFFDKVMVMAEDRALRENRIRLLTEVGTLFNQVADFSKIQSEA